The following proteins are co-located in the Phragmites australis chromosome 10, lpPhrAust1.1, whole genome shotgun sequence genome:
- the LOC133930609 gene encoding transcription factor HEC3-like, which yields MDLDMTMAMNQGELMHIISQLDGALTNPSSPSTSPQPLPWNPFGGTTPRAPLHAPTPPPATFAADHATARDTLYLAASMGVQLVPAGADVVQAARPRHRRSSTRVSNTPRSLAARLRRERVSQRMHALQRLVPGGVGLDTASMLEEAIRYVRFLKGHVRSLEQAAAAMHGHDRGGDHVDVDGGSCYSFPFLA from the coding sequence ATGGACTTGGACATGACAATGGCTATGAACCAAGGAGAGCTCATGCACATCATCTCACAACTCGATGGTGCACTCACAAACCCATCTTCTCCATCCACATCACCGCAGCCGCTTCCTTGGAATCCATTCGGTGGCACTACGCCTCGAGCTCCGCTTCATGCGCCGACGCCGCCACCGGCCACCTTCGCGGCGGACCACGCCACGGCGCGCGACACGCTGTACCTCGCTGCGTCGATGGGGGTACAGCTGGTGCCGGCCGGTGCGGACGTCGTGCAGGCGGCGCGGCCTCGGCATCGGCGGTCTAGCACGCGCGTCTCGAACACGCCGCGGAGCTTGGCGGCGAGGCTGCGGCGGGAGCGCGTGAGCCAGCGCATGCACGCCCTGCAGCGGCTCGTGCCCGGCGGCGTGGGGCTGGACACGGCGTCCATGCTGGAGGAGGCCATCCGCTACGTCAGGTTTCTCAAGGGTCACGTCCGGTCCCTGGAGCAAGCCGCGGCCGCAATGCATGGGCACGACCGCGGCGGCGACCACGTCGACGTCGACGGCGGAAGCTGCTACTCCTTCCCTTTTCTTGCCTAG